A window of the Oncorhynchus masou masou isolate Uvic2021 chromosome 13, UVic_Omas_1.1, whole genome shotgun sequence genome harbors these coding sequences:
- the LOC135551387 gene encoding iroquois-class homeodomain protein irx-4-A-like, whose product MFDIMAYPQLGYPYSPTHQFLMSTSSLASCFEPGGRSLLDSGVTHPSPQPLRCPAYESRLLGSPGQEIPTPAIGLGVYGAGYGKSQGYYGTCGGDATALYARGTLESKDGASAHVGASQTPAYYPYDYAFGQYPYDRYGYGSSVDSAAARRKNATRETTSTLKAWLQEHQKNPYPTKGEKIMLAIITKMTLTQVSTWFANARRRLKKENKVTWSPRANKSSDERGCEDDSDGVEGSQEEEPIKHEIDVDDSVTGRSVDLKQSDLEDFDLLESDGSDCDPKHPFHTKDTPVHTPPDQRHHPKEPSNSPLTHTPDTLRHGNERLPQSADCLKNTPDHDRTTNSFYTQRDLRSTESSKPNIWSIAQTAAIQPEFPPCMHTATPSEALSPGGYLTEVPHLKVRAAEQQDSPVATLRDWVDGVFHDPLFRQSSFKPVLSKSAMDRVWIGLNG is encoded by the exons ATGTTTGATATCATGGCTTACCCGCAGCTAGGATACCCCTATTCACCCACACACCAG TTCCTCATGAGCACGAGCTCTTTGGCCAGCTGCTTCGAGCCTGGCGGAAGGTCTCTCCTGGACTCAGGTGTGACGcatccctctccccagcctcttCGGTGCCCAGCGTACGAGAGCAGGCTGCTCGGCTCCCCGGGCCAGGAGATACCAACCCCGGCTATAGGTCTGGGTGTGTATGGAGCTGGCTATGGAAAGAGCCAAGGGTACTATGGCACCTGCGGAGGCGACGCAACAGCTCTGTATGCCAGG GGAACCTTGGAGTCCAAAGATGGAGCGTCTGCACATGTGGGCGCCTCTCAAACCCCTGCTTACTATCCATATGATTACGCATTTGGGCAGTATCCATATGACCGATATGG GTATGGGTCATCTGTGGACAGTGCCGCAGCACGGAGGAAGAACGCCACCAGAGAGACCACCAGCACTCTGAAGGCCTGGCTGCAGGAGCACCAGAAGAACCCGTACCCCACCAAGGGAGAGAAGATCATGCTGGCCATCATCACTAAGATGACACTTACACAG GTATCCACGTGGTTTGCCAATGCACGGCGGAGGTTGAAGAAGGAGAACAAAGTCACATGGTCACCACGAGCCAATAAAAGCTCTGATGAGAGGGGCTGTGAAGATGACAGTGATGGTGTGGAGGGATCGCAAGAGGAGGAGCCAATCAAACACGAGATAGATGTTGATG ACTCTGTAACGGGGAGGAGTGTGGACCTAAAACAGAGTGACCTGGAGGACTTTGATCTGCTGGAGTCAGATGGTTCTGACTGCGACCCTAAACACCCGTTTCACACCAAAGACACCCCAGTACACACACCACCGGACCAGCGCCACCACCCCAAAGAACCTTCCAACAGCCCACTCACACATACCCCAGACACACTCCGACACGGGAATGAACGATTGCCACAGTCAGCAGATTGCCTCAAAAACACACCAGACCACGACCGAACAACCAACTCATTCTACACTCAACGGGACCTGCGAAGTACAGAGAGCAGCAAACCTAACATCTGGTCCATTGCACAAACTGCTGCTATCCAACCTGAGTTCCCTCCATGCATGCACACAGCCACCCCCAGCGAGGCCCTCTCCCCAGGGGGGTATCTGACCGAAGTACCCCACCTGAAGGTGAGGGCGGCTGAGCAGCAGGACTCGCCAGTGGCTACTCTGAGAGATTGGGTGGACGGGGTCTTCCACGACCCCCTATTCAGACAGAGTTCCTTTAAACCTGTGCTGTCCAAGTCAGCCATGGACAGGGTGTGGATTGGGTTAAATGGATAG